The following coding sequences lie in one Pontibacter sp. G13 genomic window:
- a CDS encoding TRAP transporter small permease subunit translates to MTRLATKILAGIDLLNEYAGRMISWLTTALVLVVCVDVTLRYLLSQTSAWIFELEWHMFSLIFLIGAAYTLKQDKHVRVDVFYDRYTPTQKAWVNLLGTWLLLIPMCVVVIRGSGWYIDISYTTMEGSPQPGGLPYRFLIKSAIPFGYVLLLLQAIAETIRNLFILLGYPMPEAPATHQ, encoded by the coding sequence ATGACCCGATTGGCGACCAAGATCCTTGCCGGGATCGACCTCCTCAATGAATATGCGGGCCGAATGATCTCTTGGCTCACGACTGCCCTGGTGCTGGTGGTGTGCGTGGATGTCACCTTGCGATATCTCCTGAGTCAAACTTCTGCCTGGATCTTCGAGCTGGAATGGCACATGTTTTCCCTGATCTTCCTGATTGGGGCTGCTTACACCCTCAAGCAAGACAAGCACGTCCGAGTGGATGTCTTCTATGATCGCTACACGCCTACGCAGAAGGCTTGGGTAAATCTGCTGGGGACTTGGTTGCTGTTGATTCCGATGTGTGTGGTGGTCATACGGGGATCGGGCTGGTATATCGATATCAGCTACACCACGATGGAAGGTTCGCCTCAGCCCGGTGGCTTGCCCTACCGATTCCTCATCAAATCCGCCATCCCATTCGGCTATGTCCTGCTACTCTTGCAAGCCATCGCCGAAACCATCCGCAATCTTTTCATCCTTCTGGGCTATCCCATGCCCGAGGCTCCCGCCACCCACCAATAA
- the aroC gene encoding chorismate synthase: MSNTFGSLFRITSFGESHGEGIGVVIDGCPPGIELDRAFIQSELDRRKPGQSRITTQRKEDDEFKLLSGHVDLVTTGTPLGFFVPNTNARSKDYSHLKDTFRPSHADFTYQTKYGIRDVRGGGRSSARETIARVIGGAVAKLVLAKVGVKIEGWVHQIHEIELDHTPEVISFDTDTQRAVGCPDEETAQQMYHRIDETRKAGNSVGGVIHCRATGVPAGWGEPIYHKLPAALASAMLSINAVKGFDIGSGFEGTKMYGSEHNDQFYHDGARVRTHTNHSGGVQGGISNGEAVQFRVAFKPTATIMQAQQSVDAQGNPVTVDGKGRHDPCVVPRAVPIVEGMAAMVLLDMWMLHQARQLF; the protein is encoded by the coding sequence ATGTCCAATACTTTTGGCTCACTTTTTCGAATCACCAGCTTTGGGGAATCCCACGGAGAGGGAATCGGCGTGGTGATCGACGGTTGCCCACCCGGGATCGAACTGGATCGGGCATTTATCCAATCAGAACTAGATCGCCGCAAACCCGGCCAAAGCCGCATTACGACCCAGCGAAAGGAAGACGACGAATTCAAGCTCCTTTCGGGACATGTAGATCTTGTCACCACGGGTACACCTTTGGGGTTTTTCGTGCCCAATACCAATGCCCGCTCCAAGGATTATTCCCATCTCAAGGATACTTTTCGGCCTTCTCACGCTGATTTTACCTATCAGACCAAATACGGCATCCGAGACGTTCGAGGCGGCGGCCGGTCTTCTGCCAGAGAAACCATCGCACGGGTTATCGGAGGGGCTGTGGCCAAGCTGGTTTTGGCCAAGGTAGGCGTCAAAATCGAGGGATGGGTGCACCAAATCCACGAAATCGAGCTGGATCATACCCCTGAGGTCATTTCTTTCGATACAGACACACAGCGTGCTGTGGGTTGTCCAGATGAGGAAACGGCTCAGCAGATGTATCACCGAATCGACGAGACCCGCAAGGCGGGCAATTCTGTGGGAGGAGTCATCCATTGCCGAGCGACGGGTGTGCCAGCGGGCTGGGGCGAGCCGATCTATCACAAATTGCCGGCTGCATTGGCTTCTGCAATGCTCTCCATCAATGCCGTCAAAGGCTTCGACATCGGGTCTGGATTTGAGGGAACCAAGATGTATGGAAGTGAGCACAACGACCAGTTCTATCACGACGGAGCGCGTGTGAGGACCCATACCAACCATTCCGGTGGGGTCCAAGGAGGTATCAGCAATGGCGAGGCCGTCCAGTTCCGCGTGGCATTCAAGCCTACCGCTACCATCATGCAGGCCCAGCAAAGTGTAGATGCACAAGGCAATCCGGTCACGGTGGATGGAAAGGGGAGGCATGATCCCTGCGTAGTACCCAGAGCTGTCCCCATTGTCGAGGGGATGGCTGCGATGGTGTTGTTGGACATGTGGATGCTCCATCAGGCCAGACAACTATTTTGA
- the bshB1 gene encoding bacillithiol biosynthesis deacetylase BshB1: MKLDVLIFAAHPDDAELGCGGTILKWTAAGKKVGIVDLTRGELGSRGTADLRDQEAADSAQILGLSIRENLRFRDGFFVHDESHELAVIQAIRHYRPEIVLANAPSDRHPDHGRGSKLVRDAAFKSGLRMISTSRDGQVQEHWRPKRLFHYIQDHYLEPSFVVDVTPHWERKMEAIRAFKSQFFDPNATGPQTYISSQDFWHFLEARARTMGHRVGATFGEGFISETPLQIHDPLDLI; this comes from the coding sequence ATGAAACTAGATGTACTGATATTTGCCGCGCATCCTGACGACGCGGAGTTGGGGTGTGGAGGCACCATCCTCAAATGGACAGCAGCCGGCAAGAAAGTGGGTATTGTGGACCTGACTCGGGGCGAACTGGGCTCAAGAGGGACAGCAGATCTTCGCGATCAGGAGGCTGCCGATTCCGCCCAGATTTTGGGGCTTTCCATCCGCGAGAATCTCCGTTTTCGCGATGGATTCTTTGTGCATGACGAGTCTCACGAACTGGCCGTGATTCAGGCGATTCGCCACTATCGACCAGAGATCGTTCTCGCCAATGCCCCGTCTGACCGTCACCCGGATCATGGCCGTGGCTCCAAGCTCGTTCGCGATGCTGCCTTCAAGTCGGGCCTCCGGATGATTTCCACTTCCCGCGATGGCCAGGTGCAGGAGCATTGGCGACCCAAGCGCCTGTTTCACTACATTCAGGATCACTATCTGGAGCCGAGTTTTGTGGTGGATGTCACCCCGCACTGGGAGCGCAAGATGGAGGCGATTCGCGCGTTCAAGAGCCAGTTTTTTGATCCCAATGCCACCGGGCCTCAGACCTACATTTCCTCTCAGGACTTCTGGCATTTTCTGGAAGCTCGCGCACGGACGATGGGACACCGCGTCGGAGCGACCTTCGGCGAAGGCTTCATCTCCGAAACGCCGCTTCAGATTCATGATCCCCTAGATTTGATCTAG
- a CDS encoding protein phosphatase 2C domain-containing protein, with translation MKIQINQPVSLLEAGNQPVNEDFLFPLHTQANPHERLFIVCDGKGSTTLGDSAARNIALQMARYFVRNRPPAQLDAEYLTKALRSSEEFLSKYKEDHPEGLHMGTTMSLMYIGDESITVAWVGDAPVYHFDAKAQTVLNLTRTGSEPSSAQIIGKDAPQEIQLTHIQIDKLHAHDMFFMPTAGIGQAVKLGDLANIFTHKDDQPGNPEEMLEQISKQSKLKATDNYSCYLIQLKEVRTSGATVIDTQAVGPVAEKEAETVPAGGPPIDNLTTKIVMGLLALVVFGGIGYMIYKYVISSQSEFDRYMTAGQQFEGRNRLDSAWYSYDLALTIAGTDSAKTRQAEDAQNQLIDRLNSEVNTLMGDSTQTALDSLSLAEKCLAVANMLHDGNQPKKAIEFYQYAQSLAGEQDLPDGGIPGIKLAEDYAQLADGFFQLPVPNYKEAAAYYQQSLTLFDSLNYQAERVDTVKARLNRSRVNFGAAPIPQVASSRSVEPANNTQQKRFTPESSRVAGPNSRISEQSLTNQEREEKRKRMDTGKRQYVEAQQKKSDYLYASAAENLQTAIPVLDGKGYYLLAYIHHSGLGVPRDKALALKYAQVAARKKWPHGEYLYGFLLLERSNRMDSINARPYIDRAAAANIREAVEIQLSLR, from the coding sequence ATGAAGATCCAGATCAACCAGCCGGTATCCCTATTGGAAGCTGGTAACCAACCCGTCAACGAAGATTTTCTCTTTCCCCTTCATACTCAGGCCAATCCTCACGAGCGCCTCTTCATCGTCTGTGACGGCAAGGGAAGCACGACTTTGGGAGACTCTGCCGCACGAAATATCGCGCTCCAGATGGCGCGCTATTTCGTCCGCAACCGGCCGCCAGCACAACTGGACGCCGAATACCTGACCAAGGCACTGAGAAGTTCCGAGGAGTTCCTTTCCAAATACAAGGAAGATCATCCGGAGGGGCTCCACATGGGAACCACCATGTCCTTGATGTACATTGGCGATGAGTCCATTACGGTTGCCTGGGTAGGGGATGCGCCGGTTTATCATTTCGATGCCAAAGCACAGACAGTTCTGAATTTGACTCGGACAGGATCTGAACCCTCCTCAGCCCAAATCATCGGCAAGGATGCACCTCAGGAAATTCAGCTCACCCACATCCAGATCGATAAGCTTCATGCGCATGATATGTTCTTCATGCCGACGGCAGGTATTGGTCAGGCGGTGAAGCTCGGTGATCTCGCCAATATCTTCACCCACAAAGATGATCAGCCCGGGAATCCGGAGGAGATGCTGGAGCAGATCTCCAAACAATCCAAACTCAAGGCTACCGATAACTATTCCTGCTATCTCATCCAGCTCAAGGAAGTACGTACTTCGGGCGCTACCGTGATTGATACCCAAGCGGTTGGACCAGTAGCTGAAAAAGAAGCAGAAACTGTTCCGGCGGGAGGGCCTCCGATTGACAATCTGACCACCAAGATCGTCATGGGTCTGTTGGCACTGGTCGTTTTCGGGGGGATTGGATACATGATCTACAAATATGTAATCTCAAGCCAGAGTGAGTTCGATCGCTACATGACGGCCGGACAGCAATTTGAAGGTCGCAATCGGCTGGACTCAGCTTGGTATAGCTACGATTTGGCATTGACGATTGCAGGAACCGATTCTGCCAAGACCCGTCAAGCAGAGGATGCACAAAATCAACTCATCGACCGCCTGAATTCGGAAGTGAATACCCTGATGGGAGATAGCACGCAAACTGCTTTGGATTCGTTGAGTCTGGCGGAAAAATGCCTTGCAGTAGCCAATATGCTTCACGATGGCAACCAACCCAAGAAAGCGATCGAGTTCTACCAATACGCTCAATCCCTCGCAGGCGAGCAGGATCTTCCCGATGGAGGCATTCCCGGGATCAAGTTGGCGGAGGATTATGCCCAGTTGGCAGATGGATTCTTCCAATTGCCTGTCCCGAATTACAAAGAGGCTGCTGCGTACTACCAGCAAAGTTTGACGCTGTTTGATTCCTTGAATTACCAAGCCGAACGGGTCGATACGGTGAAAGCCCGCCTCAATCGAAGTCGCGTGAACTTCGGTGCGGCGCCCATTCCGCAGGTCGCTTCCAGCCGTTCCGTCGAACCCGCCAACAATACCCAGCAAAAGCGATTTACGCCCGAGTCCTCTCGCGTGGCAGGGCCTAATTCCCGCATCTCCGAGCAGAGCCTGACGAATCAGGAGCGGGAAGAAAAACGCAAGCGCATGGACACTGGCAAGCGCCAATATGTGGAAGCTCAGCAGAAAAAGTCGGATTATCTCTACGCCAGCGCGGCCGAAAACCTCCAGACGGCCATTCCGGTGCTGGATGGTAAGGGCTACTATCTGTTGGCCTATATTCATCACTCAGGTCTGGGCGTGCCGAGAGACAAGGCGCTGGCCCTGAAATATGCCCAAGTCGCTGCCCGCAAAAAATGGCCACATGGAGAGTACTTGTATGGATTCTTGTTGCTAGAGCGCAGCAATCGTATGGATTCCATCAATGCCCGTCCGTACATCGACCGCGCAGCGGCAGCCAATATTCGCGAGGCCGTGGAAATACAGCTTTCACTGAGATAG
- a CDS encoding T9SS type A sorting domain-containing protein yields MKKLYTFLAAALMAGSVSAQNLPTKTITDTGAGTGTVTWSKDTVYILDGFVFVNDGDTLTIEPGAVIKGMAGTGEDASALIVAAGGYLSAKGTATEPIIFTSENDDVTTPSDLDKFANGQWGGVIMLGKACLNTVPTVQRIEGIPETEDRGRYGQLDSTVACDDTWNAGELSYISIRHGGSDIGANNEINGLTMGGVGTGTKLSYIEVYANKDDGFEWFGGTASTKYLISAFVGDDCFDYDQGWRGKNQFWFAIHQPTTGGHGGEHDGGTSPESGEPFATPTIVNATYIGQGPNTGRAAVYFRDNAGGFYHNSIFTDWGRGIFIEVRGGSPENTLQRLKEGDLALKNNIFYNLENGDQDSIFLMVPANYADTLEAQVIADSQFYAINAYNDGNNSYVDPQLVSISRDQNLMLDPRPAVGSPALDASSLDSDVYSDAFFTTVDYKGAFDNSGENFWAAGWTALSHYGFLRPNIVSIDNEFTAELNMFPNPTTSVFNIVAEGLEMETVTIAVFDNAGRMVSIEEVTPAAGSIDVAVNMVDAPAGIYTVRVQQGAKVAAKRVIKQ; encoded by the coding sequence ATGAAAAAATTGTACACTTTTTTGGCAGCGGCTTTGATGGCAGGTTCCGTATCTGCTCAAAACCTGCCTACTAAAACCATCACCGATACAGGTGCTGGTACTGGTACTGTTACTTGGTCTAAGGACACTGTTTACATCCTCGACGGATTCGTATTTGTAAACGATGGCGATACTTTGACTATCGAGCCAGGTGCTGTAATCAAAGGTATGGCTGGTACTGGCGAAGACGCTTCTGCGTTGATCGTTGCTGCTGGTGGTTACCTCTCCGCTAAAGGTACTGCAACTGAGCCAATCATCTTCACTTCTGAGAATGATGACGTAACGACTCCTTCCGACCTCGACAAATTTGCAAACGGCCAGTGGGGTGGTGTAATCATGTTGGGTAAAGCCTGCTTGAACACTGTTCCTACTGTACAGCGTATCGAAGGTATTCCAGAAACTGAAGATCGTGGCCGTTACGGTCAGCTTGACTCTACTGTTGCATGTGACGACACTTGGAACGCTGGTGAGCTTTCCTACATCTCTATCCGCCACGGTGGTTCTGACATCGGTGCAAACAACGAGATCAACGGTTTGACTATGGGTGGTGTTGGTACTGGTACCAAGCTTTCCTACATCGAGGTTTACGCGAACAAAGACGACGGTTTCGAGTGGTTCGGTGGTACTGCTTCCACTAAGTACTTGATCTCTGCATTTGTAGGGGATGACTGCTTTGACTACGACCAAGGATGGAGAGGAAAGAACCAATTCTGGTTCGCTATCCACCAGCCTACTACAGGTGGACACGGTGGTGAGCACGACGGTGGTACTTCTCCTGAGTCTGGCGAGCCTTTCGCAACTCCAACTATCGTAAACGCTACTTACATCGGACAAGGTCCTAACACTGGCCGTGCTGCTGTATACTTCCGCGACAACGCGGGTGGTTTCTACCACAACTCTATCTTCACTGACTGGGGACGCGGTATCTTCATCGAAGTTCGTGGTGGTTCTCCTGAGAACACTCTCCAGCGTTTGAAAGAAGGAGATTTGGCGTTGAAAAACAACATCTTCTACAACTTGGAGAACGGTGACCAAGATTCCATCTTCTTGATGGTTCCTGCTAACTACGCTGACACTTTGGAAGCTCAAGTAATTGCTGACTCCCAGTTCTACGCTATCAACGCATACAACGACGGAAACAACTCCTACGTTGATCCACAATTGGTAAGCATCTCTCGCGACCAGAACTTGATGTTGGACCCTCGTCCAGCTGTTGGTTCTCCTGCATTGGACGCTTCTTCTTTGGATTCCGACGTATACTCTGACGCTTTCTTCACCACTGTAGATTACAAAGGTGCTTTCGACAACAGCGGAGAAAACTTCTGGGCTGCTGGCTGGACTGCTCTTTCTCACTACGGTTTCTTGCGTCCGAACATCGTTTCTATCGACAACGAGTTCACCGCTGAATTGAACATGTTCCCTAACCCAACTACTTCTGTCTTCAACATCGTTGCTGAAGGATTGGAAATGGAAACTGTTACAATCGCTGTATTCGACAACGCTGGTCGTATGGTATCCATCGAGGAAGTTACTCCTGCTGCTGGTTCTATCGACGTAGCTGTGAACATGGTTGACGCTCCTGCAGGTATCTACACTGTACGTGTACAGCAAGGTGCTAAAGTTGCTGCTAAGCGCGTGATCAAGCAGTAG
- the rseP gene encoding RIP metalloprotease RseP: MSQSRNQVFKTLGIIAGIILLMLLGGQIFGEMELIVMILKATGLLLLGITILVTIHELGHFLPAKWFGMRVEAFSIGFPPKLFGFKKGDTEYQVGATPLGGYVKITGIIDESLDTEHLNKEPEPYEFRAKPVWQRMIVMVGGVTMNVILGILIFSMIKFIYGDVKTPMASLDQGIYVPASPGVQGEQYLGAVLGFETGDKILSVNGKKYDYLEDYSNSQQEWLEDNAYFEVDRKGQMVRIEIPADIQRYFDKDSMVVVPLFAANHSAQVDVPVKTDNGQSRAYEAGLRSGDIILQIDTNQVARYREIPAVLANYPNQTIPVTFLRGQDTMKIDIALDSTTMGVVPRGLDTLDYGFFQSFGIGTKNAFGIVTANVAGFRNMAQGDADVSKSVKGPIQIAKYFLIAFERGGVKAFLNLTAVLSMVLAFVNILPIPALDGGHLLFLLIEGITRKEPSPKVRIIAQQIGMVFILGLMVLVLFNDVIQSIFN, translated from the coding sequence ATGAGTCAATCAAGGAATCAAGTTTTTAAGACGCTTGGCATTATTGCCGGGATTATACTATTGATGCTGCTGGGAGGCCAGATTTTTGGTGAAATGGAGCTGATAGTCATGATCCTCAAAGCGACGGGGTTGTTGTTGCTGGGGATTACCATCCTGGTGACGATTCACGAATTGGGACACTTTCTCCCCGCCAAGTGGTTTGGTATGCGTGTGGAAGCCTTTTCTATCGGTTTCCCGCCCAAGCTATTTGGATTCAAGAAAGGGGATACAGAATATCAAGTAGGTGCTACTCCCCTGGGAGGATATGTCAAAATCACCGGGATCATTGACGAATCCCTCGATACCGAGCACCTCAATAAAGAACCAGAGCCTTACGAATTCCGCGCCAAGCCAGTATGGCAGCGTATGATCGTGATGGTCGGAGGGGTAACCATGAATGTCATCCTTGGGATTTTGATCTTCTCCATGATCAAATTCATCTATGGAGATGTCAAAACTCCGATGGCTAGCTTGGATCAGGGAATCTATGTTCCAGCAAGCCCAGGCGTTCAAGGCGAGCAATACCTAGGGGCCGTTTTGGGCTTTGAGACCGGAGACAAGATCCTGTCTGTCAATGGTAAAAAGTACGACTATCTTGAGGATTACAGCAATTCTCAGCAAGAGTGGCTAGAAGATAATGCTTACTTCGAAGTAGATCGCAAAGGCCAGATGGTCCGAATTGAGATCCCTGCCGATATCCAGCGCTACTTTGACAAGGATAGCATGGTGGTAGTGCCTCTGTTTGCCGCGAACCACTCAGCTCAGGTAGATGTACCTGTCAAAACCGACAATGGCCAATCTCGTGCCTACGAAGCTGGACTGCGCTCAGGAGATATCATCTTGCAGATCGACACCAACCAAGTGGCACGCTATCGGGAGATTCCTGCTGTATTGGCCAATTATCCCAACCAGACGATCCCCGTTACCTTCCTCCGCGGGCAGGACACGATGAAAATTGACATCGCGTTGGACTCCACCACAATGGGGGTAGTCCCGAGAGGTTTGGATACACTGGACTATGGATTTTTCCAGTCCTTTGGCATTGGAACCAAAAACGCCTTTGGAATCGTCACGGCCAATGTCGCTGGCTTTCGGAACATGGCGCAAGGCGATGCAGATGTCTCCAAGTCTGTCAAAGGCCCGATCCAGATTGCCAAGTACTTCCTCATCGCTTTCGAGCGTGGCGGGGTGAAGGCTTTCTTGAACCTGACGGCTGTGCTGAGTATGGTGCTCGCATTTGTCAATATCCTTCCGATCCCTGCATTGGATGGCGGACATTTGCTCTTCCTCCTTATTGAGGGTATCACCCGCAAGGAGCCATCTCCCAAAGTGCGGATTATCGCTCAGCAGATCGGAATGGTCTTCATCTTGGGACTCATGGTATTGGTGCTCTTCAATGATGTGATCCAGTCCATCTTCAACTAG
- a CDS encoding ketoacyl-ACP synthase III yields MRNAVIRSSGAYLPKRRLTNAYFDETLGENVSEWLETNLEIYERRWCAPEESAVDLAEHASLQALERAGLEAKDLDLIIVATDTPEYLTPATAAVLQYRLQAGHAGSFDLNAACAGFVMGLDVGAKYIRTDQRYKHVLVVGVYAISKFLDPLHKKTATLFADGAGAIILSAEETEDRGYLDSELITLGQYFDGMGIYGVGTKNPLTPEAVANKEHVLKTNYRFPPTLNPQMWTTISRNMLKRLELKPADIDQYFLTQININSIRKTLDNLKLPHEKAHTAMRNYAYTGSACIPIAFNDAWEKGKLTPNSYVFFIGSGSGLTFAGTAFKL; encoded by the coding sequence ATGCGCAATGCCGTCATCCGTTCCTCCGGCGCCTACCTGCCGAAACGCCGATTGACCAATGCATACTTCGACGAAACACTCGGGGAAAATGTGAGCGAGTGGCTAGAAACCAATCTCGAGATTTACGAACGTCGCTGGTGTGCCCCAGAGGAATCTGCGGTGGATCTGGCAGAACACGCTTCGCTTCAGGCATTGGAACGTGCAGGGCTGGAAGCCAAGGATCTCGATCTGATCATTGTCGCGACCGATACGCCAGAATACCTCACACCCGCCACGGCGGCTGTGCTTCAATACAGATTGCAAGCTGGACATGCTGGCTCTTTTGATCTCAATGCAGCCTGTGCGGGATTTGTCATGGGATTGGACGTGGGCGCCAAATATATTCGGACCGATCAGCGGTACAAGCACGTGCTCGTAGTCGGGGTATATGCGATTTCGAAATTCCTCGATCCCTTGCACAAGAAGACCGCCACCTTGTTTGCCGATGGGGCAGGGGCGATCATCCTGTCTGCCGAGGAGACGGAGGATCGCGGGTATCTCGACAGTGAATTGATCACGCTGGGCCAATACTTCGATGGAATGGGGATCTATGGGGTCGGGACCAAAAACCCGCTCACCCCCGAAGCCGTCGCCAACAAGGAGCATGTACTCAAGACCAACTACCGCTTCCCGCCGACGTTGAATCCGCAGATGTGGACGACCATTTCGCGGAATATGCTCAAGCGTCTGGAGTTGAAGCCCGCGGATATCGACCAGTATTTCCTCACCCAAATCAACATCAACTCTATCCGCAAGACGCTTGACAACCTCAAGCTTCCCCATGAAAAAGCGCATACCGCCATGCGGAATTATGCCTACACAGGATCGGCCTGCATCCCAATTGCCTTCAATGATGCGTGGGAAAAAGGCAAGCTGACCCCCAATTCTTATGTGTTCTTCATCGGTTCTGGAAGTGGATTGACCTTTGCGGGTACAGCTTTCAAATTGTAA
- a CDS encoding TRAP transporter large permease subunit, translated as MPEFLPLLLFGTVFLLILAGYPVALTLGGVSTLFGLIFFGPDVFNLVPLKIIGTMSSIILIAVPLFVYMGIMLEKSGLANSMLETMAMLFGRMRGGLAISVVVVGALLAASTGIVGATVITMGLISLPTMLARGYSKELATGTIASSGTLGQIIPPSVVLILLGSVLTVSVGDLFRASLMPGLILVGAYILYIVIVAIVKPESAPAMPRQEVQAFFAQDRKVLAEKLLVAFVLPLGLIVSVLGSIFAGIASPTEAAAVGALGATLLTIYVHKRQGTLKIDLFQDVMRRTTQITSMVFMILMGATIFSLVFRWMGGDRVMVDLIEQANLSPMAFLALVMVIVFVLGFFIDFIEIIFIIVPVVAPIFQSMGIDLIWIGILMAMNLQTSFLSPPFGFSLFYLKGVAPPEVKTGHLYRGIIPFIAIQLLLLISVVVFPEFFTGMP; from the coding sequence ATGCCTGAATTTCTTCCCCTTCTGCTGTTCGGTACGGTCTTCTTGCTCATCTTGGCGGGCTATCCAGTTGCGCTGACTTTGGGAGGTGTCTCCACCTTGTTTGGCTTGATCTTTTTTGGGCCGGATGTCTTCAATCTCGTTCCGCTGAAAATCATAGGCACAATGAGCAGCATCATTCTCATTGCGGTGCCGCTGTTTGTGTACATGGGGATCATGCTGGAAAAGTCCGGACTCGCCAATAGCATGCTCGAAACGATGGCCATGCTCTTTGGTCGAATGCGGGGAGGGCTGGCGATATCCGTTGTGGTCGTAGGTGCTTTGCTGGCGGCTTCGACTGGAATTGTGGGAGCGACCGTCATCACGATGGGCCTGATCTCCCTGCCCACCATGCTTGCACGCGGATACAGCAAGGAACTCGCTACCGGAACCATTGCCTCCTCTGGGACCCTCGGCCAGATCATCCCGCCATCTGTTGTGCTGATCCTGCTGGGGAGCGTATTGACGGTCTCTGTGGGCGATCTTTTCCGTGCTTCCTTGATGCCGGGCTTGATTCTGGTGGGCGCATACATCCTGTATATCGTCATTGTGGCCATCGTGAAGCCCGAGTCTGCACCTGCCATGCCCCGTCAGGAAGTGCAGGCATTCTTCGCGCAGGATCGAAAGGTGCTGGCGGAGAAGTTACTGGTGGCTTTTGTGCTGCCATTGGGCTTGATCGTGTCTGTGCTGGGATCGATTTTCGCGGGGATAGCCTCTCCGACAGAAGCCGCTGCCGTGGGTGCATTGGGGGCTACGTTGCTCACCATCTACGTACACAAGCGTCAAGGAACACTCAAGATCGACCTGTTTCAGGATGTGATGCGCCGGACTACCCAGATCACGAGCATGGTGTTCATGATCTTGATGGGCGCTACGATCTTTTCGCTGGTATTCCGTTGGATGGGCGGAGATCGCGTGATGGTGGACCTGATCGAGCAAGCCAATCTCAGCCCGATGGCCTTCTTGGCATTGGTGATGGTGATTGTGTTTGTGCTGGGGTTTTTCATTGACTTCATCGAGATCATCTTCATCATCGTGCCGGTGGTGGCGCCCATTTTCCAGAGTATGGGTATCGATCTGATCTGGATTGGAATTCTCATGGCGATGAATTTGCAGACTTCGTTCTTGTCACCGCCATTTGGATTTTCGCTGTTTTACCTGAAAGGCGTCGCTCCCCCGGAGGTCAAGACGGGCCATCTGTACCGAGGAATCATCCCATTTATCGCGATTCAGCTATTGCTGTTGATTTCAGTGGTTGTATTTCCGGAATTCTTCACAGGAATGCCGTAA